TTACCTtaggtttattttttgtttgtttaaatTTGTCTCGATCCACTTTCCTTCCTCGTAAGATTGTGAAAACGATACAAATTGCGATCTTTCAAACGGGGAACTCTGAATGGAATCTTCGTTGCGCAGTTTCAAAGAACAGCTGCGAtgattaaccctttcgctgcaACGAGCGTTCTACAGTCGCTCCCCACGAGCCGCCATTTCTACACTATGGACGACTGTAATCGTTCGCCACGATTTTCCGTACACTCGGTCCAAATGTTGCAATTTTTCGATGTTTAATTGAAACAAGTACGACCGTAGAAAAACAATCGAAGCCTTCCGTTACCGAGCGCCTCGAGATCGAAAGACGTTTCACTTTCGAAAAACGTTTCGCGTCTTCGGTCGTCAATGTGTTAAGAAACTATAAATATCTTGCTTCGAAgaagttctttttcttttttcaaaaattattttaccccATTCGTAATTCGAAATAGGGAAGAAGATCCCCTAGTATCGTTTCCTTTAAATATCTTTGTCGTAAACAAGAATCGGTAAAGTACAACTTTAAAAAAGTAATTCGTAGTGTAAACGATATTTAACAAAAGCAGGAAACTCTGTTATTGGATATTTAATAACAAGGATTAATAACTCGGAAAATTAAAAACTGTATACTATAATGGACCAAAAATTCTCCCCCGATGAATTATTCAATTGGTAGATTTTTAGATATTGAAGAGTCAACGATGCCAGGGAATGgctgtaagagacgcttgtgcGTTAATATAGAATAGCgttgtttcaaatttatttttacaatcgtcgagagtagaataatattttcctgGCTCGTGCATCGCACACGTGGCCAAAGTGCATCGGATGCATTGCGCTCTATCTTGATGGAACGATTCCTTGCCGTTCGGTGACTTGGTCGCTATAATAAGTTAATATAGAATAGTATTTATAAATTAGTTTTacagtttataatttatttttacaatcgtcgagaatagaataatatttttctgatTAGTGCATCGCACACGTGGCCAAAGTGCATCGAATGCATTACACTCCATCTTCATGGAACGATTCCTTACATTTGATAACTTCGTTCAAAAGTTTGCAGGCATTCCCAAAATTGAACGTTCTTATTTACAATGTACAGTTTCTCTTTGCAATTTTTACGACAATGAACATTCAGTGACTTGGTCGCTATAATAAGTTAATACAGAATAgtattgttcaaaatttatttttacaatcgtcgacaatagaataatattttcccgCTTAATGCATCGCACACGTGGCCAGAGTGCATCGAATGCATTGCCCTCTACCTTAATGAAACGATTCTTCACCGTTCGGTGACTTGATCGCTATAGTAAGTTAATATAGaatagtatttataatttagttttacagtttataatttatttttacaatcgtCTGGAATAGAATAACATTCTCCTGGTTCGTGCATCGTATGCATTGCACTCTATCTTCATAAAACGATTCTTTAGTGTTCGGTGACTCTTCGGTAACTGTCCAGTGATggagatgaaaattaattttggtcGGTATTGGAtaccggtcggtcggtcgttcgGTTGTTGCTTCTCTAAGCTTTGTTCGATTCTGTATTCGCTGTTCTCGCGAGGACGAAGCGGTCGTCGCAGCCTCCGTAatggacgcgcgcgcgcgatggGTTTCTCGTGCACGAGGAAAGGAAGTCGAGGATAGGCGGAGTTCGCTCGGGCCAATCGTCGAGATGCGCGCCGCCCACGTGTCAGCGGTTCCTCCCTGCAGTCTCCGTGCCCTCCCGTGACAACCGCCGCGCGAACACCGAGAATTGGTCCGAACAGATTTTCCATTCGGCCTTGGCGCGAAAAAGCCAACGGGTGTACCGCGCGAAAACCACCGGAGTGTTTCGCAGCGGACTCGATCGACGTTGACCAACGACAGGTAGCTAGGAATGGACCACCGTGTGGGATAATCCTCAACGATCGCCTAAACCAGCGAGTTCGATGAACTCGGGTGTAGTAACTATTGGCCAAGGCCACCCAAATCCGCAAAAACCTGTTTAAGTGACCAAAGTAGAGGAATTAGATACAGATACTGCAAGAGAGTATTTTATGCAAGAGAGTATTCTACAAGTTTTGGGAGCTATTAACCAAAAGCACCCAAGACTGTAAGTTCCTTATCAATGACCCAACTTCGTCCACGTGCAGATCCAAGTAACCCTAGGCATTTGCACGTGTCCTCTGACTCGCGTTTAACCACGATTTCGACGACCCGAAACTATTATAGTTGATtttagacgaagaaagaatcttatgtattgattttttgtttatatatattTGACAGACTGTGTAAAGGAATCCTTTCCTATTTGCCATTCGCAGGAGGCTACAGTCATCTACGCAGTCCCGTGTGCCAAGACGAGAACCAGAGGGACGAAACCTCACCGCCACCACATAGCCATAGCACTCAAGCCCCGAACTCTCATTCCAGTACTCCGAACagcaacaataacaataataacaataacagcgCGAACAACGCTTACATACATCTACGGAACTTAAACCAGCTCAAAACGGAGTGTAAGTATCCGTGGAACGGTGAACCTTTCGGAATATACTCATGAGAGATTCGTAAAGGATCTCGGGGAATACGATTGGACGGAGTAGGAAGAACCTGTGATTTGATTTGCAGCGAACTACAGCAATCACCATATAACGGAGCACCTGCAAGGGGGTGGCGGAGGATTGACGAGCGGCAACGATCTCGCGGGTACAGGGACCAATGAAAGCGACCTCAGGGTCAGCCAAACCGCCACGGAGAGTTATATGACTCCCGCTCATTATTCCGGATACGACGAGGCCTCGGAGTACCACAGTCTGTCGCAGGATCATCAACCGCCTCATCCTTACAATCTGGACGGTTCGCCGGAGTTTTACAGCACCAGTGGAATCCACCTCGAGCCGAAATACCAGCCATCGCCGTTCAAAAACTATCCCCGAGGTGAGAATCGAGAACGACTCGCGAAAAGTTTCTTACTCGACTCTTTAGCTTGGTATTTGAATCACTTCCGAAACTACGATCCGCGATAATGTactctccgttcgcgacaagaaggcagacgagtgtttacatccccactctgctGGTTCCCCTACCACCGTTGTCGCTGTTGGTCGAGAAAGATCGACAGTGTGATAGTAAGAGTCACCTACCACTGTGTGCGTTGTTGCTATTGGACGAAAAAGATCGACAATGACCAATAACGACAGTGTGACAGTAAGAGAGCTGGTAGATCGACGAGAAGgcagacgagtgtttacattcccACTCTGCTAGTTCCCCTACCACCGTGTGCATTGTTGCTATTGGCCGAGAAAGATCGGCAGCGACCAATAACGACAGTGTGACAGTAAGAGAGCTGGTAGATCGACAAGAAGAcagacgagtgtttacatccccactctgctAGTTCCCCTACCACCGTGTGCGTTGTCGCTATTGACCGAGGAAGATCGACAATGACCAATAACGACAGAGAGCTGTTAGACCGTAAATTAGAGTGGGGATggaaacactcgtttgccttcttgtcaCGAGAGAACTGTACTACGTTCCGAGAGAAGAAAACCAACACGAGTGTTGATTTTCGTCATCCTTCTCGGCCAATAACGACAATCCACGCGATGATGGTAGATCAAACCAGAATGGAGATGTAAACACTCTTCAATCTTCTTCTCACGAGCGGTACTACGATCAGAGAGAACGACATTTGCCTCGATTTAAGTCCCCAGATGGAAAATATTAGCGAAAGAAAGAACAATATcggaataataaaaagaaataatgtttACCATCCGTGGGAATTCCGAGAGCCTCGTTCGAGCCACTTTCACGATTGCAACTATAGTTCAGCAATTATAGAAAGAAAGAGCTATACGGATTGTTATTTAATAACGTTGTCGGGCGGTTGGTGTTTTCGAAAACATCCGTGAACGCTCGTCATCCCGAACGTTCTAGGCGGAGCACGTATTCGGCACGCGCTCGATGTTCCCCGCCGCGAATTGCACGTCCGGGAGACGTGATCCCGAGCTAAACGGTCGATATACGTCCGAAAGTTGACTCGTGTTTCGTCGATCGTGGTTACGTACGCGATTAACAAGTTCGATTTACAGGTCGCTACCATGAGGGATACAGCGAGAGCGGTGGATACGGACAGTACGACGCGACGCCATTCCAAACGGTTCCAGGAAGCGGAAGCGGAGGTGGAGCTGGCGGCGTTGGCGGTGATCAATGGGCAATCGGTCCCGTTGGTGAACACCTGTCTCATCATCCCGCTTTTCTCGCGGGTCTTGGCCCACGAGACTCTTCTAATCCTCATCATCCCTCGTCGATCGGCAACAGTCCGGACCAGAAGCCTCTGTTGCAGAGCACGATGATAGCCGGTTACACCGGTGAGTAGCAGAAATTTACGTAGCATCGTGGACCTTACGAAAGGTTCGATTATTATTGCACACGTGAACGGTTATTAGACGTAATTACATCGACCGATCGTTTTTCAGGCAGCGGCCCCTGCTTTACCGGTTCAGGTCCCATTCAGCTCTGGCAGTTTCTGTTGGAACTCCTTACGGACAAATCGTGCCAAGGCTTCATCTCGTGGACCGGCGATGGCTGGGAATTCAAGCTGACGGATCCGGACGAGGTGGCCCGTCGTTGGGGAATTCGTAAGAACAAGCCTAAAATGAACTACGAGAAGCTGAGCCGTGGTCTCCGCTATTACTACGACAAGAACATTATACACAAGACCGCTGGAAAGCGATACGTCTACCGCTTCGTCTGTGACTTACAGAGTCTCCTAGGGTGAGCGTCTAATTAACACGTTAATGAGAGTACATTGTCTATTGAAAGTGCGTGTGTCATTATTGTGCGTTTGTTTGATCGCAGAATCAGCCCGGAACAGCTCCACGTAATGATAGACTTGAAAccggaaaagaaggaagaagactGAGTTTTTGTTACTGGACGTGTTTGAGGACTGTGCCGTATATCGAGGAATGCAAGCAATCCGTAGATATCGCACTGGAACAAAGatgaaactaaaaaaaaaaaaatgtaacgaaCAATGTGTAACGAACAAACGATGGAGGAACAAACCAACTGTGTATCGCTAACGAAAGAATTCTTCAATGGCGGGAGACTAACAATCGATGTCTTCTGCGTTCAGATATACTAAAATTATACCTTATCCGGGTATAATGAAATCGAATCGGTCGTATGTACCAAAGACAGGGTCTGCATACCATTGGTGCCTAAAGTTAATGACTAAAAAATTGTGAATTTGTTTCTAAGTGATTAATTTTGCCAAGCCAGATTTTAGAAGATATTTATAGGAAATAACTCAAcaatttatacatattatatatatatattatacatataaatatatataaatatatatatatatttaatgttaCATGATTTCTAAGCACTACGTCGAGCACACGATGCGTCTAAATTATTTATGTCCCCATCATTTTAAACGTGCGTGTTATATCTCGTTGATAGATGACACCATATGTGAttgttattactataatttactACAATAAAGCCATTATACCATTTTATTAGACGGCGAGCTTTCAATCCGACATTTCGATGCTTTTCTACGTGTAGATTTATCACTAAGTTTTAGAATTACGTTTCCAAGCTCGCTAGCTGCAACAACTGTAAACACTCGTTTTATACTATCATTGATTCTCCTACTTCACTTTCTCTCGATGTCTGATGTGCGACCAGGCCCAGGTATAACGTCggagaattataataattaagatCGTTTCGGGCGCGAAAAAGGTATGCTGTTAATTTCGCTGCAAGTTGTATGTTTTGGCGCGTTTCTTCCTTaacgaaatcgtttcgtttcgtttcgttgatctCTATTATTTCCTAATGATGAAgcagaaaaattgttttcgaaggaGGGGACGACGTGCAACCAGTGTTCAAGATCATAGATGAACGGAACAGTATTTGCGATAGAAAACAATAATTCACCTTCTAAGCTAATCTTCGGTAATCAGAGTAGTGCCAAATTGTGCAACAATTTGTTTAAAACGACTTCTTAAATTGACGATTCAAAGATACGATAATCTTAATAATGAAATCGAGGCGGCCGGTTCGTGTTACTTTTCTATTtcaaataccgttttagtcgtGTCTGTATTGCATTGTgcgtatgtaaaaaaaaaaaagcatctGTTTCTCGGAGAAAGTTTTTTCATAAATCTTCCATTTACGAATGTGTAAACCGTGACATAGCAATAATTAAAGTAGACGGATACTTTTGCGATCTTCAACTGTATATAATATGTACACGTCCGATGCGTAGAACACTGGGGGTAAGCATCTGTAGATGAAATTCGATGATAATGTTACGATTAGTTTGCGTGATTCACCGTATCTGAACGagcgtattttattttatttttttttttattttttttttttttatttctaaattgtaAAAATGTTGTTCTGTTGGACGTAATTGTAATAATATCGATTATATTGATACGTTACAACGGATGAAACTAGAGGAGCGAGGAACTTTTTTACGCGCGTTACGTATCTATATGTGTACGTATGTAACTACgtattttatgtaaattaagCTTCCTTTTAATTGCGTTTTGTTGAACGTTCGCGTGAAGAGCCGGATAGAAAGacgatggtaaaaaaaaaagtaaaaaaaaacgaTGATAGAACGACATTCGATGATAAATCTATATAAAAGAGAAACTCGTGGGTCGATGATCGATCACGACTTGAACTATGTTTAACTATGCAAATTTAGTTAATCCCAAGACTTAGGGATCTTGACATATCCGTCACGATTGTTAAGTTTTCTATATCTAATATGGAATATAATTTAGGCACGTCTGTATAATTATCGGAACGTGGTTAACAGTGTACTAATTTCGAAAGCGACTCACGAACGCaaacgtcgaacgaaatcgatggAAGCATTACGGAATATGCATTTCGAATTTATACGAGCATCAATAGGATACACGAGTTACGTGTAATATCATTTTGATTTAAAGTCCTTCCTTTTATGCACACAACTGAACGTTCGTAAATTGTATTGAATACTCCTAGCCGAATAAAAAAGAGAACAGAAATTGTTATTGTATAAAATTCTACGTACTCTGtgtgtaaaaatattcgatcatCGTTTTCGACAATTATGCGAGGTTCGCGCAGCGACATGTGAAAATTCTTTAGTagttgcaataaaataaaaaaatttttataaatacgtcGTATAAGGGGGTCATTTTATTCGATATCCTTTTCGAGACAGTCTGTATTCTTCTTTACAATcttcgtgaaaaattgtttcgattattGCGTGTTCCCTAACAAAAGTAACGTACATGTATCATTAACCAATAATCGATAGTTCCAAATTGATTCTTCGTAGACGACGATTATCGATTGGCTCGTTTGAACGATTTTGAATGCGATTGGACGCATACTTGCGACTAATGACTGAATTGAATCCAACTGAACGTTTCAAAGAAGGATCGACATTCCAaactgttttttatttattattggtaaaattaaaatggaaaCATCAATAACTGCAATATCGAACGTTACGAGTTTACCGGAATGTGTGTTGGAATTGGTgaataaacaattttcaaaataaagacGCAACCGTTTACCTTATATATTGCGattgaaatcattttttcaaattttaatctgTTAGGTGTTGAATTCTTTAAATGCAAACGCTGTATCAATTGCAATACGAATACACGCAGAACGGCGTATAATTCAAGTAATAGACAATGGTATAGGAATACCtaaagaagaattaaaaactACTGCGGAATATAAACTACAAAGAATTTATAATATACAAGACATTTGTAATTCAAGGGGTCAAACGCTTGGTAACATTCGCAGATTATCCGATGCTATGCTAATTACATCTAGATATTGTAGATCGTCTAAAACATATATAAAGGTACAAAGAGTATTGTAATCAATTTTCAAATGTAAATGTTATCACACGAGAACTGATAATccttttgtattttcagattttCAAAGCATACAATGCTTCAAACATTGTTAGAGTTCAAAAAAGACCATCGCAAGGTACAACCGTAAGCATTTATGGATTTCATGAATTATCATTAGACAAGTGGAATGTgtctttaatgtattttttaattgcaAACATTGCCATAATTAATCCTCAGGTAAATGAGAATTCATAGATATATTCTGTATAGAAATATTACTATCAAAATACATAAGACAAATTTTCTTATTAGATTTCTCCTTCGTATTTGTAGATTTCATTTTCTATCAGAGACaatcaacaaaaaaaaattatcatgGCAATCACCAAGTTTCATAAGccgatagaaatttttaaactgTTATATAATACAGAAATATCGATTGATAATTTATGGCACATTGAAAGTACGAAAGAATCTGACATCAAATTCTCTGCATACATTGGATCGGGTAATGTTATATTAAATGATAGACAGTATATATTTCTAAACAATAGACCTGTTCACTGCCCTCTAATTTTACAAATGGTCTTGGCTACTTTCATTGCTGCATTGCACAATTGTATCAGAACACAGTATTGGCAGATACCAAAGAAagagacaatttttattttattatttattacgtgcaaagaatattttttcacgatAGAAAACGGAAAGAAAACTTTAATTTTACCTAAAATTCAAGATTTATTGCAGAGTGTAAGAAATGAAATACTAAATACCTTTGCTAAAAATAATACGATGTGTCTTTCCAAGAGTGCTTTAAGTCATATTAAGGGACAAAAGAATTTGATTTACAGttgcgaaaataatttcaataacgctaaattgtttgaaaatacaTTGATTCATCGAGAATTACGTGCGTCCAAAAGGGCCTGTGTACTGCATACATTCTGTCATATTATCAAAAAAAGAACTACTACgttaaaaatttcaccgattttCGAAAATACAGCCAATAAACAGAAGGCATCTATTAACTGTTTCGATCGGATGAAACTTAACAGCATTAATACACAAGTAGAATGCAAAAGCAACGAAACACAATGTAAAATGAGTCTGaatcaattaaaaataaacgaaacaactGACGCTGTTCAATTGCTTACACCTGCTTCACAAAATAACACTATAAGCAAAGAAACTGTAACATTGACTCTTTCTGAGTGGTCTAATTGGACCTATCCTGATAATGGATCGTACAgcttaaagaaaataaataaacttcaCAGCAACTCTcaaaaattttataaacatttcAACTTCTTGCCAGAGAAATTACATAAACTTTTACGCGGAAATACCAAGTTAACGAAAACCGATATTTTGAATGAATCGCGTAGAAGTATATCAGCCAAATTAAAAATAGGATTGCCAAGTATGTAAtgataaatacatttttttcgttcgattactCAGTTATATCGATACATTAAATTTCTTTCGGTAGCAGATACGTTGTACCATCAAGAAATGAATGTTCGACTGTGCAAAGTTGTTCAACGGTTCCGtgaattcaaattaaaaaagGATCTCCTGAAATTCGTAACAGTAATTAAATCACAAAGGCATTtcgtatattaataaattttcctgTATTATAACAATAATACTTGCTTCTCCAGATATTAGGTCAGATGAACAACGAATTGATAGTAGGATTAATAATCCAAAACCATGTTAAAGTGCTTTTATTGATGGATCAACATGCTATTCACGAGCGAATACGATATGAAAATTTAATCGACAGTAATTATTTGCAACAAGTTTAACATTAAAATAATCTTTGatgaatattcgtggacaatatacatagaattaatttttagaaTACAAGGCAGAAATAAAAAATCAGTTATTTTCCGTTAAATTGGAAGATCCTATAATTATACAATTACCTATAGATACATGTAATTTACTACTATCAAATACAATGCAATTAAAGAAATTTGGAATTAACTTAAGCATCATAAATAATAACACTGTGACAGTGTACACTGTGCCagaatgtttaaaaagaaacaaatatcgaTACAACGAGATAAAGCTAAAGCTCAATGTGCAGaatcttttgaatgaaatattagaaaattttacaaacaatGAATATTGTCAGGTCAATGATCTCCCACTTACTATTCACAATGCAATTGCAATGGAAGCTTGTCATGGTATGTTCTTCTCTATTGGGATATTTGTAATTTACTAAATAATTTAACGAATTATATACACaatgtgtaaaatataaatattcaa
The sequence above is drawn from the Ptiloglossa arizonensis isolate GNS036 chromosome 1, iyPtiAriz1_principal, whole genome shotgun sequence genome and encodes:
- the Pnt gene encoding ETS transcription factor pointed isoform X4 gives rise to the protein MYSEHARTALMYVDYGGDAYAGMGIKAMKSFARPRDIPAQVPPLTPGTNKKMTEALEASFASWEKERVRLNITKDPRQWSEAAVAHWLHWAIGEFSLEGVAMQPWQHMTGKQICAMGKESFLARAPAFMGDILWEHLEILQKDVDAAKASLENVPGNVYESVCVPDLGDFLGYQGAAHQVATPEHKSPGTPASSATSNSSGPQTGTQPPSTLQPTSGAVSLPSRQYHNDGGYSHLRSPVCQDENQRDETSPPPHSHSTQAPNSHSSTPNSNNNNNNNNSANNAYIHLRNLNQLKTESNYSNHHITEHLQGGGGGLTSGNDLAGTGTNESDLRVSQTATESYMTPAHYSGYDEASEYHSLSQDHQPPHPYNLDGSPEFYSTSGIHLEPKYQPSPFKNYPRGRYHEGYSESGGYGQYDATPFQTVPGSGSGGGAGGVGGDQWAIGPVGEHLSHHPAFLAGLGPRDSSNPHHPSSIGNSPDQKPLLQSTMIAGYTGSGPCFTGSGPIQLWQFLLELLTDKSCQGFISWTGDGWEFKLTDPDEVARRWGIRKNKPKMNYEKLSRGLRYYYDKNIIHKTAGKRYVYRFVCDLQSLLGISPEQLHVMIDLKPEKKEED
- the LOC143148726 gene encoding DNA mismatch repair protein MutL; this translates as METSITAISNVTSLPECVLELVLNSLNANAVSIAIRIHAERRIIQVIDNGIGIPKEELKTTAEYKLQRIYNIQDICNSRGQTLGNIRRLSDAMLITSRYCRSSKTYIKIFKAYNASNIVRVQKRPSQGTTVSIYGFHELSLDKWNVSLMYFLIANIAIINPQISFSIRDNQQKKIIMAITKFHKPIEIFKLLYNTEISIDNLWHIESTKESDIKFSAYIGSGNVILNDRQYIFLNNRPVHCPLILQMVLATFIAALHNCIRTQYWQIPKKETIFILLFITCKEYFFTIENGKKTLILPKIQDLLQSVRNEILNTFAKNNTMCLSKSALSHIKGQKNLIYSCENNFNNAKLFENTLIHRELRASKRACVLHTFCHIIKKRTTTLKISPIFENTANKQKASINCFDRMKLNSINTQVECKSNETQCKMSLNQLKINETTDAVQLLTPASQNNTISKETVTLTLSEWSNWTYPDNGSYSLKKINKLHSNSQKFYKHFNFLPEKLHKLLRGNTKLTKTDILNESRRSISAKLKIGLPTDTLYHQEMNVRLCKVVQRFREFKLKKDLLKFVTILGQMNNELIVGLIIQNHVKVLLLMDQHAIHERIRYENLIDSNYLQQV
- the Pnt gene encoding ETS transcription factor pointed isoform X1, which gives rise to MDMESLYDYGDEEQDFYEESPGTRKGYPIDHRSIKRDARGVGSYLGGGSISDGGGMLTVMAKLMKQELASDAEEEGLVPALPGRFTSMRKVPSLSDLSDPESSLDIPAQVPPLTPGTNKKMTEALEASFASWEKERVRLNITKDPRQWSEAAVAHWLHWAIGEFSLEGVAMQPWQHMTGKQICAMGKESFLARAPAFMGDILWEHLEILQKDVDAAKASLENVPGNVYESVCVPDLGDFLGYQGAAHQVATPEHKSPGTPASSATSNSSGPQTGTQPPSTLQPTSGAVSLPSRQYHNDGGYSHLRSPVCQDENQRDETSPPPHSHSTQAPNSHSSTPNSNNNNNNNNSANNAYIHLRNLNQLKTESNYSNHHITEHLQGGGGGLTSGNDLAGTGTNESDLRVSQTATESYMTPAHYSGYDEASEYHSLSQDHQPPHPYNLDGSPEFYSTSGIHLEPKYQPSPFKNYPRGRYHEGYSESGGYGQYDATPFQTVPGSGSGGGAGGVGGDQWAIGPVGEHLSHHPAFLAGLGPRDSSNPHHPSSIGNSPDQKPLLQSTMIAGYTGSGPCFTGSGPIQLWQFLLELLTDKSCQGFISWTGDGWEFKLTDPDEVARRWGIRKNKPKMNYEKLSRGLRYYYDKNIIHKTAGKRYVYRFVCDLQSLLGISPEQLHVMIDLKPEKKEED
- the Pnt gene encoding ETS transcription factor pointed isoform X2 — its product is MDMESLYDYGDEEQDFYEESPGTRKGYPIDHRSIKRDARGVGSYLGGGSISDGGGMLTVMAKLMKQELASDAEEEGLVPALPGRFTSMRKVPSLSDLSDPESSLDPRQWSEAAVAHWLHWAIGEFSLEGVAMQPWQHMTGKQICAMGKESFLARAPAFMGDILWEHLEILQKDVDAAKASLENVPGNVYESVCVPDLGDFLGYQGAAHQVATPEHKSPGTPASSATSNSSGPQTGTQPPSTLQPTSGAVSLPSRQYHNDGGYSHLRSPVCQDENQRDETSPPPHSHSTQAPNSHSSTPNSNNNNNNNNSANNAYIHLRNLNQLKTESNYSNHHITEHLQGGGGGLTSGNDLAGTGTNESDLRVSQTATESYMTPAHYSGYDEASEYHSLSQDHQPPHPYNLDGSPEFYSTSGIHLEPKYQPSPFKNYPRGRYHEGYSESGGYGQYDATPFQTVPGSGSGGGAGGVGGDQWAIGPVGEHLSHHPAFLAGLGPRDSSNPHHPSSIGNSPDQKPLLQSTMIAGYTGSGPCFTGSGPIQLWQFLLELLTDKSCQGFISWTGDGWEFKLTDPDEVARRWGIRKNKPKMNYEKLSRGLRYYYDKNIIHKTAGKRYVYRFVCDLQSLLGISPEQLHVMIDLKPEKKEED
- the Pnt gene encoding ETS transcription factor pointed isoform X5; its protein translation is MDMESLYDYGDEEQDFYEESPGTRKGYPIDHRSIKRDARGVGSYLGGGSISDGGGMLTVMAKLMKQELASDAEEEGLVPALPGRFTSMRKVPSLSDLSDPESSLDIPAQVPPLTPGTNKKMTEALEASFASWEKERVRLNITKDPRQWSEAAVAHWLHWAIGEFSLEGVAMQPWQHMTGKQICAMGKESFLARAPAFMGDILWEHLEILQKGGYSHLRSPVCQDENQRDETSPPPHSHSTQAPNSHSSTPNSNNNNNNNNSANNAYIHLRNLNQLKTESNYSNHHITEHLQGGGGGLTSGNDLAGTGTNESDLRVSQTATESYMTPAHYSGYDEASEYHSLSQDHQPPHPYNLDGSPEFYSTSGIHLEPKYQPSPFKNYPRGRYHEGYSESGGYGQYDATPFQTVPGSGSGGGAGGVGGDQWAIGPVGEHLSHHPAFLAGLGPRDSSNPHHPSSIGNSPDQKPLLQSTMIAGYTGSGPCFTGSGPIQLWQFLLELLTDKSCQGFISWTGDGWEFKLTDPDEVARRWGIRKNKPKMNYEKLSRGLRYYYDKNIIHKTAGKRYVYRFVCDLQSLLGISPEQLHVMIDLKPEKKEED
- the Pnt gene encoding ETS transcription factor pointed isoform X6; amino-acid sequence: MVREPRYAARAQVWLDIPAQVPPLTPGTNKKMTEALEASFASWEKERVRLNITKDPRQWSEAAVAHWLHWAIGEFSLEGVAMQPWQHMTGKQICAMGKESFLARAPAFMGDILWEHLEILQKDVDAAKASLENVPGNVYESVCVPDLGDFLGYQGAAHQVATPEHKSPGTPASSATSNSSGPQTGTQPPSTLQPTSGAVSLPSRQYHNDGGYSHLRSPVCQDENQRDETSPPPHSHSTQAPNSHSSTPNSNNNNNNNNSANNAYIHLRNLNQLKTESNYSNHHITEHLQGGGGGLTSGNDLAGTGTNESDLRVSQTATESYMTPAHYSGYDEASEYHSLSQDHQPPHPYNLDGSPEFYSTSGIHLEPKYQPSPFKNYPRGRYHEGYSESGGYGQYDATPFQTVPGSGSGGGAGGVGGDQWAIGPVGEHLSHHPAFLAGLGPRDSSNPHHPSSIGNSPDQKPLLQSTMIAGYTGSGPCFTGSGPIQLWQFLLELLTDKSCQGFISWTGDGWEFKLTDPDEVARRWGIRKNKPKMNYEKLSRGLRYYYDKNIIHKTAGKRYVYRFVCDLQSLLGISPEQLHVMIDLKPEKKEED
- the Pnt gene encoding ETS transcription factor pointed isoform X3, producing the protein MLTVMAKLMKQELASDAEEEGLVPALPGRFTSMRKVPSLSDLSDPESSLDIPAQVPPLTPGTNKKMTEALEASFASWEKERVRLNITKDPRQWSEAAVAHWLHWAIGEFSLEGVAMQPWQHMTGKQICAMGKESFLARAPAFMGDILWEHLEILQKDVDAAKASLENVPGNVYESVCVPDLGDFLGYQGAAHQVATPEHKSPGTPASSATSNSSGPQTGTQPPSTLQPTSGAVSLPSRQYHNDGGYSHLRSPVCQDENQRDETSPPPHSHSTQAPNSHSSTPNSNNNNNNNNSANNAYIHLRNLNQLKTESNYSNHHITEHLQGGGGGLTSGNDLAGTGTNESDLRVSQTATESYMTPAHYSGYDEASEYHSLSQDHQPPHPYNLDGSPEFYSTSGIHLEPKYQPSPFKNYPRGRYHEGYSESGGYGQYDATPFQTVPGSGSGGGAGGVGGDQWAIGPVGEHLSHHPAFLAGLGPRDSSNPHHPSSIGNSPDQKPLLQSTMIAGYTGSGPCFTGSGPIQLWQFLLELLTDKSCQGFISWTGDGWEFKLTDPDEVARRWGIRKNKPKMNYEKLSRGLRYYYDKNIIHKTAGKRYVYRFVCDLQSLLGISPEQLHVMIDLKPEKKEED